A single window of Nicotiana sylvestris chromosome 5, ASM39365v2, whole genome shotgun sequence DNA harbors:
- the LOC138869427 gene encoding uncharacterized protein has translation MLAVEYKLLTQRELTTAQKHAIMVAWHKPHKGSLNIDGAFRKRDNLAGLGGSFRDSNGQWIMGFQHHCLASSPLQAELEALKEGLYIAMTKGLTPLVIKTDSTKVVNAPAEVANNTT, from the exons ATGTTAGCAGTTGAATATAAACTACTAACCCAAAGAGAGCTTACAACGGCTCAGAAACATGCAATTATGGTTGCGTGGCACAAACCCCATAAAGGTTCCCTCAACATCGATGGTGCTTTCAGAAAGAGAGATAACTTAGCAGGATTGGGAGGTTCATTCAGAGATAGTAATGGCCAATGGATTATGGGTTTTCAACACCATTGTCTAGCCTCATCTCCCCTCCAAGCTGAATTGGAAGCACTCAAAGAGGGTCTCTACATAGCCATGACTAAAGGCCTTACACCACTGGTCATAAAAACAGATTCAACGAAG GTGGTTAATGCACCAGCTGAAGTAGCTAACAATACAACATAA